In Sulfurisphaera javensis, a single genomic region encodes these proteins:
- a CDS encoding aminotransferase class I/II-fold pyridoxal phosphate-dependent enzyme produces MREGTKVTIEGFDEETGAITTPIYQTTSYVYPLGEKYRYSREVNPTVLKLGEKIAELEEAEMGVAFSSGMGAISSTLLTLTRPGSKVLIHRDMFGRTYKFFTDFLRSLGIEVDVANPGEIVEKAKVKKYDVVYVETISNPLLRVVDIPELSKICKENGSILITDATFSTPINQKPIVQGADVVLHSASKFIAGHNDVIAGLGAGSKELMTKIDLMRRTLGTSLDPHAAYLVIRGFKTLKIRMDVINSNAQKIAEYLQEHQKIKAVYYPGLKSHPDYEIAKRVLKGFGGVVTFDIKGSMNDALNVMTKLKVILPAQTLGGVNSTISHPATMTHRTLTPEERKIVGISDSMLRLSVGIEDVNDLIEDLDKALSSI; encoded by the coding sequence TTGAGAGAAGGGACTAAGGTAACAATTGAAGGTTTCGATGAGGAAACAGGAGCAATAACTACTCCAATTTATCAGACTACTTCATATGTTTACCCTCTGGGTGAAAAATATAGATATAGCAGAGAAGTAAATCCAACTGTCCTTAAATTGGGAGAGAAAATTGCTGAATTAGAAGAGGCCGAAATGGGCGTAGCTTTTTCCTCTGGTATGGGGGCGATTTCTTCAACTTTACTTACATTAACTAGACCAGGTAGTAAAGTCCTAATTCACAGAGATATGTTCGGAAGAACATATAAATTTTTCACAGATTTTCTACGCAGTCTAGGAATTGAAGTTGATGTAGCAAACCCTGGAGAAATAGTGGAAAAAGCTAAAGTTAAAAAATATGATGTAGTTTACGTAGAAACAATTTCTAACCCTTTATTGAGAGTTGTAGATATACCGGAACTTTCTAAGATATGTAAAGAAAATGGAAGTATACTGATAACAGATGCAACATTTTCTACTCCAATTAATCAGAAGCCTATAGTTCAAGGTGCAGATGTTGTTTTACATAGTGCTTCAAAATTCATAGCAGGGCATAATGATGTAATAGCCGGATTAGGAGCTGGAAGTAAAGAATTAATGACAAAGATTGATTTAATGAGAAGAACTTTGGGAACATCATTAGATCCTCATGCTGCTTACTTAGTCATAAGAGGATTTAAAACTTTAAAAATAAGAATGGACGTAATTAATTCTAATGCTCAAAAGATAGCTGAATATTTGCAAGAACATCAGAAGATAAAGGCCGTGTATTATCCCGGATTAAAGTCACATCCAGATTATGAAATAGCTAAACGTGTATTAAAAGGATTTGGTGGGGTTGTGACTTTTGATATAAAAGGAAGCATGAATGATGCATTAAATGTAATGACAAAACTAAAAGTTATTTTACCAGCGCAAACTCTTGGTGGTGTAAATTCAACTATCTCACATCCAGCAACTATGACTCATAGGACTCTAACTCCAGAAGAGAGAAAAATTGTCGGTATTTCAGACTCGATGCTTAGATTGTCAGTAGGAATAGAAGATGTAAATGATTTAATAGAAGATTTAGATAAAGCTTTATCTTCTATTTAA